Proteins from a genomic interval of Solidesulfovibrio sp.:
- a CDS encoding response regulator produces the protein MAGKTVLLVDDEAGLTAVLAKRLASRGLTVKTAASGEEGLAVLRQDPDIALAVLDINMPGMDGLETLREAKALRPDVEALILTGYPSVEAALEGMRLGAYELLSKPIALEDLYTRVTEALAKAAP, from the coding sequence ATGGCTGGGAAAACGGTGCTGCTGGTCGATGACGAGGCCGGTTTGACGGCGGTTTTGGCCAAACGCCTCGCTTCCCGGGGCCTGACCGTGAAAACGGCCGCCTCGGGCGAGGAAGGCCTGGCCGTGCTGCGCCAGGACCCGGACATCGCCCTGGCCGTGCTCGACATCAACATGCCGGGCATGGACGGCCTGGAGACGCTTCGCGAGGCAAAGGCCTTGCGTCCCGACGTGGAAGCGCTCATCCTTACGGGATACCCGTCCGTCGAGGCCGCCCTGGAAGGGATGCGCCTGGGCGCCTACGAACTGCTCTCCAAACCGATCGCACTCGAGGATCTCTACACCCGGGTCACGGAGGCCCTGGCCAAGGCCGCCCCCTGA
- a CDS encoding transferase, whose translation MRQLQRILENIVARTNINLRKSAIDVGPYVAGAVPQENYAQFYAFYGITTEHPLFFNFQCSSLAGSYFFGKCDVQHSVLYKCDVRGDELKSVTSGFSLDNVCLRLHNDEVIKIVDSFLHKALIHSFSHDPEFPEEFLIKNTVALSYANIHGAPVMGSFLGPFCTIDLCTVQNSSIGAYAYVQVCDLAPSIVEPGHIWIRNKAGDEFSYNYDPAVLAKYVSIAPGERATGVFMDFVEGRKRDFERVFGFLYASRPETYAPGSFVSRYAVVKGETSIGENVLVAQRAYLENARLGKGANAQENSYVVDSVLEGYDVTAHGAKIIGSRLGTNVFVGFNSFLRGNPEARLTVGQGSVVLPHTIIDLVEPVAVPPMHVVWGHVSRQSDLATQSVSIEDFAKVDGQATIGAMTFTGNGERFIRAFQNRIHHILEANGAYYDGAQNQGHAQKTKNITYNLIQPYVEGGFKGVYPNMRIFPLCADDMSM comes from the coding sequence ATGAGGCAGCTGCAACGCATCCTGGAAAACATCGTCGCACGCACCAACATCAACCTGCGCAAAAGCGCCATCGATGTCGGCCCCTACGTCGCCGGCGCCGTCCCCCAGGAAAACTACGCCCAGTTCTACGCCTTCTACGGCATCACCACCGAACATCCGCTGTTTTTCAATTTCCAGTGCTCCTCCCTGGCCGGCTCGTATTTTTTCGGCAAATGCGACGTGCAGCATTCCGTGCTGTACAAATGCGACGTGCGCGGCGACGAACTCAAGTCCGTGACCAGCGGCTTCAGCCTGGACAACGTCTGCCTGCGCCTGCACAACGACGAGGTCATCAAGATCGTCGACAGCTTCCTGCACAAGGCGCTTATCCACAGCTTCAGCCACGACCCCGAGTTTCCCGAGGAATTCCTCATCAAGAACACGGTGGCCCTGTCCTACGCCAACATCCACGGCGCGCCGGTCATGGGCTCGTTTCTGGGCCCCTTTTGCACCATCGACCTGTGCACCGTGCAAAACAGCTCGATCGGCGCCTACGCCTACGTCCAGGTCTGCGATCTGGCCCCTTCCATCGTCGAGCCCGGCCACATCTGGATCCGCAACAAGGCCGGCGACGAATTCAGTTACAACTACGACCCGGCGGTCCTGGCCAAATACGTCTCCATCGCCCCGGGCGAGCGGGCCACGGGCGTGTTCATGGACTTCGTCGAGGGCCGCAAGCGCGACTTCGAGCGCGTCTTCGGCTTCCTGTACGCCTCGCGCCCCGAAACCTACGCCCCGGGCTCGTTCGTGTCGCGCTACGCCGTGGTCAAGGGCGAAACCAGCATCGGTGAGAACGTGCTGGTGGCCCAGCGCGCCTACCTGGAAAACGCCCGGCTGGGCAAGGGCGCCAACGCCCAGGAAAACAGCTACGTGGTCGATTCCGTGCTCGAAGGCTACGACGTCACGGCCCACGGCGCGAAAATCATCGGCAGCCGCCTGGGCACCAACGTCTTCGTCGGCTTCAACTCGTTTCTGCGCGGCAACCCCGAGGCCCGGCTCACCGTGGGCCAGGGCTCGGTCGTCTTGCCCCACACCATCATCGACCTGGTCGAACCCGTGGCCGTGCCGCCCATGCACGTGGTCTGGGGCCACGTCAGCCGCCAGTCCGACCTGGCAACCCAGTCCGTGTCCATCGAGGATTTCGCCAAGGTCGACGGCCAGGCCACCATCGGCGCCATGACCTTCACCGGCAACGGCGAACGCTTCATCCGCGCCTTCCAAAACCGCATCCACCACATCCTCGAAGCCAATGGCGCCTACTACGACGGGGCCCAGAACCAGGGCCACGCCCAGAAGACGAAAAACATCACCTACAACCTCATCCAGCCCTACGTGGAAGGCGGCTTCAAGGGCGTCTACCCGAATATGCGCATCTTTCCCCTGTGCGCCGACGACATGTCCATGTAG
- a CDS encoding type 1 glutamine amidotransferase domain-containing protein yields MNAKKALILSADAFEDSELLYPLYRLREAGFHVDVAAPTAGSITGKHGYAVEANLGVDAVESAGSCGYSLLVLPGGKAPAALRGIPKVIDIVNDFASSGIPMAAICHGPQILVTARLLHGRRATCYKTVADELREAGALYEDSPVVVDRNLVTSRVPGDLPDFMREVMKLVG; encoded by the coding sequence ATGAACGCCAAGAAAGCCCTGATCCTATCCGCCGACGCCTTCGAGGACTCGGAACTGCTCTACCCCCTCTACCGCCTGCGCGAGGCCGGCTTCCACGTGGACGTGGCCGCGCCCACGGCCGGCAGCATCACCGGCAAGCACGGCTATGCCGTCGAAGCCAACCTGGGTGTGGACGCCGTGGAATCGGCCGGCTCCTGCGGCTACAGCCTGCTGGTGCTGCCTGGGGGCAAGGCTCCGGCCGCCCTGCGGGGCATCCCAAAAGTCATCGATATCGTCAATGATTTCGCCTCATCCGGCATCCCCATGGCCGCCATCTGCCACGGGCCGCAAATCCTGGTCACGGCCCGGCTGTTGCACGGCCGCCGCGCCACCTGCTACAAGACCGTGGCCGACGAACTCAGGGAAGCCGGCGCGCTCTACGAAGATTCCCCGGTCGTCGTCGACCGCAACCTCGTCACCTCCCGCGTCCCCGGCGACCTGCCGGACTTCATGCGTGAAGTCATGAAGCTGGTGGGATAA
- a CDS encoding DUF362 domain-containing protein, giving the protein MTHAVHLRHVRRYDDPALEAHVAELLEASGCPVGRGERVLVKPNLVAPRNTALSCSHPAVVRAACLFALSRGAVVTVADSPAFGTGRIMARLTGLSAGLADLPVVVANLDQPRGLRLAHGGTIGVSRLALEADHIVNVARLKCHDQMGLTLAVKNFFGCVCGFRKSLAHQRLGRDRARFATMILDVLAALPPTTSLVDGIVAMHKAGPAFGEPFPLGLLGAAASPVALDTAIYALLGLRPEAVPLWREAGRLGLGGTRPEDIDYPLERPEAFDATGFVTPAQLAPLAFEPRRFVTGRLKSLMLTLRGGPGCR; this is encoded by the coding sequence ATGACACACGCCGTACATCTGCGCCACGTCCGCCGCTATGACGATCCGGCCCTCGAGGCCCATGTGGCCGAGCTGCTGGAGGCGAGCGGTTGTCCCGTGGGCCGGGGCGAGCGGGTGCTGGTCAAGCCCAATCTGGTCGCGCCGAGAAATACCGCGTTGTCCTGCTCCCATCCGGCCGTGGTGCGGGCGGCATGCCTGTTCGCCCTGTCCCGGGGGGCGGTCGTCACCGTGGCCGATTCCCCGGCCTTCGGCACCGGGCGCATCATGGCCCGGCTCACCGGGCTCAGCGCCGGCCTGGCCGACCTGCCCGTGGTCGTCGCCAATCTGGACCAACCCCGCGGCCTGCGCCTGGCCCATGGCGGGACCATCGGCGTGTCGCGCCTGGCCCTGGAGGCCGATCATATCGTGAACGTCGCCCGGCTCAAATGCCATGACCAGATGGGCCTCACGCTGGCCGTGAAAAATTTTTTCGGCTGTGTCTGCGGCTTTCGCAAATCCCTGGCCCACCAGCGCCTGGGCAGGGACCGGGCGCGTTTTGCCACCATGATCCTGGACGTGCTGGCCGCCTTGCCGCCCACGACGTCGCTTGTGGACGGCATCGTGGCCATGCACAAGGCCGGGCCGGCCTTCGGCGAGCCGTTTCCCCTGGGCCTGCTCGGCGCGGCCGCCAGCCCCGTGGCCCTGGATACGGCCATTTACGCGCTGCTGGGGCTCAGGCCCGAGGCGGTTCCGTTGTGGCGCGAAGCCGGGCGCCTGGGCCTTGGCGGGACGCGGCCCGAGGACATCGACTATCCGCTGGAACGGCCCGAGGCTTTCGATGCCACCGGGTTCGTCACGCCGGCCCAGCTCGCCCCCCTGGCCTTCGAGCCCAGGCGTTTCGTGACCGGCAGGCTCAAAAGCCTCATGCTCACCCTGCGCGGCGGCCCCGGCTGCCGTTGA
- the hypF gene encoding carbamoyltransferase HypF translates to MSSQTVRCRHIVAGQVQGVGFRPFVYRLARELRLGGSVRNTPQGVVIEVEGPREAVTAFGARLPAEIPPLARLTRHDAEPLAPCGQTAFRIEASAPGAGHAVLVSPDVATCPDCLADMADPANRRYRYPFTNCTNCGPRHTITRAIPYDRATTSMACFPLCPACAAEYADPADRRFHAEPVACPVCGPRVWLADADGAPLAHGDAAIAALAAALARGTVAAVKGLGGFHLVCDATDDAAVDALRRRKHRPSKALAVMVADLAAAERLARLGDRARELLCGTVRPIVLAPARDGNGLSPAIAPDTGEIGVMLPYTPLHHLLLSAFAAAVGPGRGAALVMTSGNAGGEPISLGNREALARLSGIADIFLLHDRDILIRTDDSVVRPLARAEAPDGGALPAAVVLRRARGYVPSPIFLPVSGPSVLGLGPMLKATVCLTKGDQAFVSQHIGDLETFETFGFYQETLSHMRGLIGVEPRLCVADLHPDYPSTRFALEQDTWPVVRLQHHVAHICAVMAEHGLTEPVLGLALDGTGLGDDGTLWGGEGLLVDPKAGRYERLGHFSPMRLPGGDAAVREPWRIAQACHFALGVRHGDDAAWPWRESEAGASALVGGMLDKGFNCPTTTSCGRLFDAVAAALGLCRRIDYEGQAAILLEHAQDISETGAYDCPVDTSIFPFRLDGLALFAQAAADARRGLAVGRAARRFHLGLVRGLVTLATAMAGRTGLSRLALSGGVLQNGTMARLLPSALGKAGLAPLCHRSLAANDGCISLGQAYYGMFANQP, encoded by the coding sequence ATGTCCTCGCAAACCGTGCGTTGTCGCCACATCGTGGCCGGCCAGGTCCAGGGCGTGGGTTTTCGTCCCTTCGTCTACCGGCTCGCCCGGGAACTGCGCCTTGGCGGATCGGTCCGCAACACGCCGCAAGGCGTGGTCATCGAGGTGGAAGGGCCGCGCGAGGCGGTAACGGCCTTCGGGGCGCGCCTGCCGGCGGAAATTCCGCCCCTGGCCCGGCTGACGCGGCACGACGCCGAACCCCTCGCGCCATGCGGCCAGACGGCCTTTCGCATCGAGGCCAGCGCCCCCGGGGCCGGCCACGCCGTGCTGGTCAGCCCCGACGTGGCCACCTGCCCCGATTGCCTGGCCGACATGGCCGACCCGGCCAACCGGCGCTACCGCTATCCCTTCACCAACTGCACCAACTGCGGCCCGCGCCACACCATCACCCGGGCCATCCCCTACGACCGGGCCACCACCTCCATGGCCTGTTTTCCGCTGTGTCCGGCCTGCGCCGCCGAATACGCCGACCCGGCCGACCGGCGCTTCCACGCCGAACCCGTAGCCTGTCCGGTCTGCGGCCCCAGGGTCTGGCTGGCGGACGCGGACGGGGCGCCCCTGGCGCACGGGGACGCGGCCATCGCCGCCCTGGCCGCCGCCCTGGCCCGGGGCACCGTCGCCGCCGTCAAGGGCCTGGGCGGCTTCCACCTGGTGTGCGACGCCACCGATGACGCGGCCGTGGATGCCCTTCGCCGGCGCAAGCACCGGCCGTCCAAGGCCCTGGCCGTCATGGTGGCGGACCTGGCCGCCGCCGAAAGGCTGGCTCGCCTGGGCGACCGCGCCCGGGAGCTGCTGTGCGGAACGGTACGCCCCATCGTCCTGGCCCCGGCCCGGGACGGAAACGGCCTGTCCCCGGCCATCGCCCCGGACACCGGCGAAATCGGCGTCATGCTGCCCTACACGCCCCTGCACCACCTGCTGCTTTCCGCCTTCGCCGCGGCCGTCGGCCCCGGGCGCGGCGCCGCCCTGGTCATGACCTCGGGCAACGCCGGCGGCGAGCCCATCAGTCTCGGCAACCGCGAAGCCCTGGCCCGCCTGTCCGGCATCGCCGACATCTTCCTGCTCCACGACCGGGACATCCTGATCCGCACCGACGATTCGGTGGTCCGGCCGCTGGCGCGCGCCGAGGCCCCGGACGGGGGAGCGCTTCCGGCGGCCGTCGTGTTGCGTCGGGCCAGGGGCTATGTGCCGTCACCGATCTTTCTGCCCGTGTCCGGGCCGTCGGTACTGGGCCTCGGGCCCATGCTCAAGGCGACGGTCTGCCTGACCAAGGGCGACCAGGCCTTCGTCAGCCAGCATATCGGCGATCTGGAAACGTTTGAAACCTTCGGTTTCTATCAGGAGACTCTATCGCATATGCGCGGCCTGATCGGGGTGGAGCCGCGCCTGTGCGTGGCCGACCTGCATCCGGACTACCCGAGCACGCGTTTCGCCCTGGAGCAGGACACCTGGCCGGTCGTGCGCCTGCAACACCATGTGGCCCACATTTGCGCGGTCATGGCCGAACACGGCCTGACCGAGCCCGTGCTGGGCCTGGCCCTGGACGGCACGGGCCTGGGCGACGACGGGACGTTGTGGGGCGGCGAGGGCCTGCTGGTCGACCCGAAAGCCGGGAGGTACGAACGGTTGGGGCATTTCTCGCCCATGCGCCTGCCGGGCGGCGACGCGGCCGTGCGCGAGCCGTGGCGCATCGCCCAGGCCTGCCATTTCGCCCTGGGGGTGCGGCACGGCGACGATGCCGCCTGGCCGTGGCGCGAAAGCGAAGCCGGTGCCTCGGCCCTGGTGGGCGGCATGCTGGACAAAGGGTTCAACTGCCCGACGACCACAAGCTGCGGCCGGCTGTTCGACGCCGTGGCGGCGGCGCTGGGGCTTTGCCGGCGCATCGACTACGAGGGGCAGGCGGCCATCCTGCTGGAACATGCCCAGGACATCTCCGAGACCGGCGCCTACGACTGTCCGGTGGACACGTCGATTTTTCCTTTCCGCCTGGACGGGCTGGCCCTGTTCGCCCAGGCGGCGGCGGACGCCCGGCGCGGCCTGGCGGTCGGCAGGGCGGCCCGGCGGTTTCATCTGGGCCTGGTGCGCGGGCTCGTGACCCTGGCCACGGCCATGGCCGGCCGGACGGGACTTTCCCGGCTGGCCTTGAGCGGCGGCGTGCTCCAGAACGGGACCATGGCCAGGTTGTTGCCGTCGGCGCTCGGCAAGGCCGGCCTTGCGCCGCTTTGCCACCGGAGCCTTGCGGCCAACGACGGCTGCATCAGTCTCGGCCAGGCGTATTACGGCATGTTCGCCAATCAGCCGTGA
- a CDS encoding S24 family peptidase: MTEVDTQETGNRFDEAFERIKKSTGMRTQVEIAKLLDIRQSSISDAKRRQSIPDSWLIKLYQIYNLNPNWIIDGESPQFLGEQRGGALQVRDAGDAYGRKPKHYQTPVCAMSLSPQSQGGWQETPVETVTVPEQFHRPSLLVVRMDENDMEPLIGRGAYVGIDKERKTIRSGGLYALDMPVEGLVIKRLLHDAENARFILRSENPAFMEQTVAADAVVERVVGRVAWVFQEI; this comes from the coding sequence ATGACTGAAGTCGATACCCAGGAAACCGGCAACCGTTTTGATGAAGCCTTTGAACGCATCAAAAAATCAACGGGAATGCGAACCCAGGTCGAGATCGCCAAACTGCTCGACATCCGGCAGTCCAGCATCTCCGACGCCAAGCGCCGCCAATCGATTCCTGACAGTTGGCTGATCAAGCTCTACCAGATCTACAACCTCAATCCCAACTGGATCATCGACGGCGAGTCCCCGCAGTTTCTGGGGGAACAGCGCGGCGGCGCCTTGCAGGTCCGGGACGCCGGGGACGCTTACGGCCGCAAGCCCAAGCACTACCAGACCCCGGTATGCGCCATGTCCCTGTCGCCCCAGAGCCAGGGCGGTTGGCAGGAAACACCTGTCGAAACCGTGACCGTCCCCGAGCAGTTCCACCGGCCTTCCCTGCTCGTGGTGCGCATGGACGAAAACGACATGGAGCCGCTGATCGGACGCGGCGCCTATGTCGGCATCGACAAGGAGCGCAAGACCATCCGCTCGGGTGGCCTGTATGCCTTGGACATGCCCGTCGAGGGCCTCGTCATCAAGCGCCTGCTCCATGACGCGGAAAACGCCCGTTTCATCCTGCGTTCGGAAAATCCCGCCTTCATGGAGCAGACCGTCGCCGCCGATGCCGTCGTGGAACGCGTCGTTGGCCGTGTGGCCTGGGTCTTCCAGGAAATCTGA
- a CDS encoding S24 family peptidase: protein MKPDSFEDAYARIQAATRTRTQTEIANLLGIKQSSISDAKKKNTIPDGWLVSLYRSMGLEPDWVLYGQEPVSRREGFCLGAAVRESLGDYAGATVKATVYAMSRSDPQTGAWRREGIESIPIFDQLNRPHLLVVKMDGTGMEPVIRRGAYVGIDCDDTRFRSGEVYALEIPGEGLVIKRIVRDMEAKRLTLLSDNPAHQAQNFPLENPEITPVGKVVWIIQEI from the coding sequence GTGAAGCCAGATTCCTTTGAAGATGCCTACGCCAGAATTCAAGCTGCAACCCGGACGCGCACGCAAACCGAGATTGCCAATCTCCTTGGCATCAAGCAATCCAGTATTTCAGACGCAAAAAAGAAGAACACCATTCCCGACGGCTGGCTCGTCAGCCTCTATCGTTCCATGGGCCTGGAGCCGGATTGGGTGCTTTACGGCCAGGAACCGGTTTCGCGGCGCGAGGGCTTTTGCCTGGGCGCCGCCGTGCGCGAGTCCCTCGGCGACTACGCCGGCGCCACGGTCAAGGCCACCGTGTACGCCATGAGCCGCAGCGATCCCCAAACCGGCGCCTGGCGGCGGGAAGGAATCGAAAGCATCCCCATTTTCGACCAGCTCAACCGCCCCCATCTCCTTGTCGTCAAGATGGACGGCACGGGCATGGAACCGGTCATCCGCCGGGGAGCCTACGTCGGCATCGACTGCGACGACACCCGCTTCCGTAGCGGCGAGGTCTACGCCCTGGAAATACCCGGCGAAGGCCTGGTCATCAAACGCATCGTCCGGGACATGGAAGCCAAGCGCCTGACGCTGCTCTCCGACAATCCGGCCCATCAGGCGCAGAATTTCCCCTTGGAAAATCCCGAGATCACCCCGGTGGGAAAGGTCGTCTGGATCATCCAGGAAATCTGA
- a CDS encoding rhomboid family intramembrane serine protease has translation MIPLRDNVPSSRRPLVTWTIIGLCTVLFLFEQLLPEPVLYEFLHIHGVVPARYTDPAYARAMGYPEGGYESLVTYMFLHGGWLHFLLNMWVLWIFSDNVEEALGPVRFTLFYLLCGLLAAAAHILFNWNATVPVIGASGAIAGVMGAYFRLFPRARVVTLIPIIIIPWIIELPAVVFLGIWFCIQLLSGLTGAAGGNAAASVAFWAHAGGFVAGLSLVRLFLPPGCRFCFDPRNRRYDRDA, from the coding sequence GTGATCCCCCTGCGCGACAACGTGCCGAGCTCCCGGCGGCCCCTGGTCACCTGGACCATCATCGGGCTTTGCACGGTGCTCTTTCTCTTCGAGCAGCTCCTGCCCGAGCCGGTGCTGTACGAATTCCTGCACATCCACGGCGTGGTGCCGGCCCGGTACACCGACCCGGCCTACGCCCGGGCCATGGGCTATCCCGAGGGCGGCTACGAGTCGCTGGTGACCTACATGTTCCTGCATGGCGGCTGGCTGCATTTCCTGCTCAACATGTGGGTGCTGTGGATCTTTTCCGACAACGTGGAGGAAGCCCTCGGGCCGGTGCGCTTCACGCTTTTCTATCTGCTGTGCGGGCTGCTGGCCGCCGCGGCCCACATCCTGTTCAACTGGAACGCCACGGTGCCGGTCATCGGCGCCTCCGGGGCCATCGCCGGGGTGATGGGCGCCTATTTCCGGCTCTTTCCCCGGGCCAGGGTGGTGACGCTCATTCCCATCATCATCATTCCCTGGATCATCGAACTGCCGGCCGTGGTTTTTCTGGGCATCTGGTTTTGCATCCAGCTCCTGTCCGGCCTGACGGGCGCGGCCGGCGGCAACGCGGCGGCGAGCGTGGCCTTCTGGGCCCATGCCGGCGGGTTCGTGGCCGGATTGTCCCTGGTGCGGCTGTTTCTGCCGCCGGGCTGCCGGTTCTGCTTCGATCCGCGCAACCGGCGTTACGACCGGGACGCCTGA
- the coaE gene encoding dephospho-CoA kinase (Dephospho-CoA kinase (CoaE) performs the final step in coenzyme A biosynthesis.): MTETEKRLETVFDPATDGGAGVRLDVFWCARLADRDVTRARVQAAIEAGLASVNGAVCTKAGMKLRGGERLAIGIPRKPGQAPAESGSLGLLYRDEQLLVLDKAAGLTVHPAPGLAEGTLVNRLLHHFPALRDLGGERPGIVHRLDKDTSGLLLVALTEPVRLALAADFAARRVKKTYLALVHGRPEGTGGDIRLPLGRDPRHRHKMAVAHKGGREARSRWKLTWSAPDGAASLLEVEIFTGRTHQIRVHLAAMGHPIVGDTVYGATPHALWTRRGGPEARLAGRQMLHAWKLAFAHPADGRTLSFRCPPPPDFWRLVLLLGRRTQRVGLVGLPGCGKSTLLRAFAATGSPTFSADAAVAALYAPGGGGAHMLAGRFGERALAADGSVDKAWLLAAILESEAMRREVMDLVHPLVRGEMEAFFAANRQAKAVFAEVPLLLESGWPVAEAVDLVVGVRCSSQARRERLAEGRGWDGELIDRMDGWQWPEEKKLARCRIVVDNDAGPDALAAKAREVLAQLLALRRQEALARYDWLVARGYAGKSVIADGEAP, translated from the coding sequence ATGACCGAGACGGAAAAACGGCTGGAAACGGTGTTCGATCCCGCAACCGACGGCGGGGCGGGGGTGCGCCTGGATGTCTTCTGGTGCGCCAGGCTGGCCGATCGGGACGTGACGCGCGCCCGCGTCCAGGCGGCCATCGAGGCCGGCCTGGCCAGCGTCAACGGCGCGGTGTGCACCAAGGCCGGAATGAAACTGCGCGGCGGCGAACGGCTGGCCATCGGGATCCCGCGAAAGCCCGGCCAGGCGCCGGCCGAATCCGGCAGCCTGGGACTGCTCTACCGGGACGAGCAGCTCCTCGTGCTCGACAAGGCGGCCGGGCTGACCGTGCACCCGGCCCCGGGCCTGGCCGAGGGCACGCTGGTCAACCGCCTGCTGCACCATTTCCCGGCCCTGCGCGACCTCGGCGGCGAGCGGCCGGGCATCGTGCACCGCCTGGACAAGGACACCAGCGGCTTGCTGCTCGTGGCCCTGACCGAACCCGTCCGTCTGGCCCTGGCCGCCGATTTCGCGGCCAGGCGCGTGAAAAAGACCTACCTGGCCCTGGTCCACGGTCGCCCCGAAGGCACGGGCGGCGACATCCGCCTGCCCCTGGGCCGCGACCCCCGGCACCGGCACAAGATGGCCGTGGCCCACAAGGGCGGGCGCGAGGCCAGAAGCCGCTGGAAGCTGACCTGGAGCGCCCCGGACGGCGCGGCCAGCCTGCTGGAGGTGGAAATCTTCACCGGCCGCACCCACCAGATCCGGGTGCACCTGGCGGCCATGGGCCATCCCATCGTCGGCGACACGGTCTACGGCGCCACGCCCCACGCCCTCTGGACCCGCCGGGGCGGCCCCGAGGCCCGCCTGGCCGGCCGGCAGATGCTCCATGCCTGGAAACTCGCCTTCGCCCATCCGGCCGATGGCCGGACCCTGTCGTTTCGCTGCCCGCCGCCGCCGGATTTCTGGCGGCTCGTGCTGCTGCTCGGCCGTCGGACCCAGCGCGTGGGGCTGGTCGGCCTGCCGGGCTGCGGCAAGTCCACGCTGCTTCGAGCCTTTGCCGCAACCGGCTCTCCGACGTTTTCCGCCGACGCGGCCGTGGCGGCCCTCTACGCCCCGGGCGGCGGCGGGGCGCACATGCTGGCCGGCCGGTTCGGGGAAAGGGCCCTGGCCGCCGACGGCTCGGTGGACAAGGCCTGGCTTCTGGCCGCCATCCTCGAAAGCGAAGCCATGCGCCGGGAGGTCATGGACCTGGTGCATCCGCTGGTTCGGGGCGAGATGGAGGCCTTTTTCGCGGCCAACCGCCAGGCCAAGGCCGTTTTCGCCGAGGTGCCGCTGCTGCTGGAATCGGGTTGGCCGGTGGCCGAGGCGGTGGATCTCGTTGTTGGGGTTCGTTGTTCCTCGCAGGCCCGCCGGGAGCGGCTGGCCGAGGGTCGGGGCTGGGACGGCGAACTGATCGACCGCATGGACGGCTGGCAGTGGCCGGAGGAAAAAAAGCTGGCCCGTTGCCGGATCGTGGTGGACAACGACGCCGGGCCGGACGCCTTGGCGGCCAAGGCGCGGGAGGTCCTGGCGCAGTTGCTGGCCCTGCGCCGCCAGGAGGCCCTTGCGCGCTACGACTGGCTGGTCGCCCGGGGTTATGCCGGAAAATCGGTGATCGCGGACGGGGAGGCGCCGTGA
- a CDS encoding alcohol dehydrogenase catalytic domain-containing protein gives MRAVTFTDGAVRLVERPAPVPGPGEVRIAVTLAGICNTDIELLRGYMGFSGIPGHEFVGVVDNAPGHPELLGRRVTAEINLGCGDCPTCRTTGPRHCPNRTTLGIAGKDGAFADYLTMPAALLHPVPDTVADAAAVFVEPLAAALEPGQQLHLRAGMSVLVLGDGKLGILCACALRRLCPAIVLAGRHEAKLAIAAGQGVAVRRADVAALRREFRPFDVVIEATGRPEGLADALDLIRPEGTIVLKTTTFATTPVNMARVVVDEITLLGSRCGDFTLATAFLRDGLVDVAPLVEATYPFDAFPEALAAAARKGAMKVLVDFTRT, from the coding sequence ATGCGGGCCGTGACCTTTACCGATGGAGCCGTCCGCCTGGTCGAACGCCCGGCGCCCGTGCCGGGACCGGGCGAGGTCCGTATCGCCGTGACGCTCGCCGGCATCTGCAACACCGACATCGAGCTGCTTCGGGGCTACATGGGCTTTTCCGGCATCCCGGGCCACGAATTCGTCGGCGTGGTGGACAACGCCCCGGGCCACCCCGAGCTGCTCGGCCGGCGGGTCACGGCGGAAATCAACCTCGGCTGCGGGGACTGCCCCACCTGCCGTACCACCGGCCCCCGCCACTGCCCCAACCGCACCACCCTCGGCATCGCCGGCAAGGACGGCGCCTTCGCCGACTACCTGACCATGCCGGCCGCCCTGCTCCATCCCGTGCCGGATACCGTCGCCGACGCCGCGGCCGTTTTCGTCGAGCCCCTGGCCGCCGCCCTGGAGCCGGGCCAGCAGCTCCACCTGCGCGCCGGCATGTCCGTGCTGGTCCTTGGCGACGGCAAGCTCGGCATCCTGTGCGCCTGCGCGCTGCGCCGGCTGTGCCCGGCCATTGTCCTGGCCGGGCGCCACGAGGCCAAGCTGGCCATCGCCGCCGGCCAGGGCGTGGCCGTGCGCCGGGCCGACGTGGCCGCCCTGCGCCGGGAATTTCGCCCCTTCGACGTGGTCATCGAGGCCACGGGCCGGCCCGAAGGCCTCGCCGACGCCCTGGACCTCATTCGGCCGGAAGGCACGATCGTGCTCAAGACCACGACCTTCGCCACGACACCCGTCAACATGGCCCGGGTGGTGGTGGACGAGATCACGCTTCTCGGCTCGCGTTGCGGCGATTTCACGCTGGCCACGGCGTTTTTGCGCGACGGGCTCGTGGACGTCGCGCCCCTCGTGGAGGCGACCTATCCCTTCGACGCCTTTCCCGAAGCCCTGGCCGCCGCCGCACGCAAGGGGGCCATGAAGGTGCTGGTGGATTTCACGCGGACCTGA